Part of the Novosphingobium sp. KA1 genome is shown below.
CCAGCGCTGCGCTGATCCTGCACCGCATCTGCGAGCATGCGCCGCAGGGCCACATCATCATGATCGATCCGCACGGCGAGTATTCAGCCGCGTTCCGCAACACCGGCGTGATCCTCGACGTCTCGAACCTGCAGATGCCCTACTGGCTGATGAATTTCGAGGAGCACTGCGAGATCCTCCTGACCTCGCGCGGGGACGACCGCCAGCTCGACAGCGAGATCCTGGGCAAGTGTTTGTTGGAGGCGCGCTCCAAGAACCGGCTGGCCGAGCAGCTTGGCAAGATCACGGTGGATTCGCCGATCCCTTATCTGCTCTCCGACTTGTCCAATATTCTCAACAACCACATGGGCAAGCTCGACAAGGGCCATTCCAGTGCGCCCTACATGCGGATCAAGAACAAGCTCGACGAGATGAAGGGCGATCCGCGCTACCAGTTCATGTTCTCCGGCATGCTGGTAGGCGACACGATGGCGGAGTTCATCTCCAAGATCTTCCGTCTGCCCTCGAACGGGCGGCCGATCTCGATCATCGACGTCTCGGGCGTGCCATCGGACATCACCAGCACCGTCGTCGCCGTGCTGAGCCGCATGGTGTTCGACTACGCGATCTGGGGGCGGGAGGAAAAGACCCGGCCCATCCTGCTCGTCTGCGAGGAGGCACACCGCTATGTTCCGAGCGAGAAGAACGCCGATGGCTCTTCGGTGGGCCGTATCCTGTCGCGTATCGCCAAGGAGGGCCGCAAGTACGGGATCTCGTTGGGCCTTATCACCCAGAGACCGTCCGATCTTGCCGAAGGTGTCCTTTCGCAGTGCGGCACGATCATCTCGATGCGCCTCAACAACGATCGTGACCAGGCCTTCGTGCGCGCGGCCATGCCGGAAGGTGCACGCGGGTTCCTCGATTCGATCCCGGCCCTGCGCAACCGTGAGTGCATCATCTGCGGCGAAGGCGTGGCGATCCCGATCCGGGTCTCGTTTGACGACCTCGAAGAGTACAAGCGCCCCGCGTCGGCCGACCCTTCGTTCACCGAACTGTGGAACAGCTCCGGCGGCGAGGAAGAGTCGGTCCTGCGCATCGTCCAGCGGTGGCGCGCGCAGGGCAGGTGATGGGGCCGCGCGGCCTTACAGATCGAAGGCCGCGCGCCACTTGCCCCAGCGATAATAGGCCAGCGTCAGGACCACCGTCAGCGTCGAGCCGACCGGATAGGCCCACCACAGCGCTTCGCTGCCGATCGCGGGGTAGGTGAGGGCGTAGAAGCCGAGGCGGCCCGGAATGAGGCCGATGGCCATGATGACCAGCGGAACCACGACCGCGCCGTAGGCGCGCAGGGTGCCGGTGAGGATCATGGTCACCGACATGATCACGAAACTGGCGGTGCAGACAAACTGGATGTGCCGCGCGATCGGCATTGCCGGGCTGTCGCCGCCCAGGAACAGGGCCAGCAGCGGATGGTCGAACACCACGATCAGCGCCGCCATCAGCAGCGAGATGGCGAGGTTGGTGACAAGCCCGATCTCGGTCACCTTGCCCACGCGGCCGTGATCGTGCGCGCCCAGCGACTGGGCAACCATGGCGCTGACCGCCGAGCCGATCGCCATCGCCGGCATCTGCAGGTAGTTCCACAATTGCAGCGAAGCGCCGTAGGCGGCGGCGGCATCCAGCCCTTCGAGGTTGACGAGGTGGACCATGGCCAGGCCCGCCGACGAGACCAGCAGCATCTGCGCGCCCATCGGCAGGCCCTTCAGGGTCACGTACTTCAATTCGCTGCCGCGCGGGATCAGGTAGCCGAGTTCGGCGCCGCGCAGCCGCATCGGCAGATCCTTGCGGTAGATCGTCCAGAGCTGGAACACGAGGCCGGCGAAGTTCGCGAAGGCGGTTGCCGCGGCGGACCCGGCAATGCCCAGCGACGGCACCGGCCCGGGGCCGATGATCAGCAGCGGGTTCAGGATCACGTCGAGCGCCACCGTCAGGATCATCGCGTGGAGCGGGGTCTTGGAATCGCCCGCGCCGCGCATGCCCATCGAGACCATCAGCGAGAGCGAGCCGAGCGGCAGCGTCACGAAGATCACGCGCAGATAGGCCAGCGCTTCGATCCGGCTCTGCTCGGGCGTACTGAGCAGCCGCAGCAGGGCGTCGGCGCCCAGCCAGCCGGCAAGGCCGCAGACCACCGACAGTATCAGGCAGAAGCCCACGCCCGAGCCGAAGGTCAGCCTGGCTGCATCGATGTCGCGGGCGCCGAAGTGCTGGCCGACGCGCACGGTGGTCGCCATGCCGAAGCCGAAGACGAGCGAGATCAGCAGGAACATGATGATATTGGCATTGGCGGTTGCCGCCAGTGCGCTTTCGCCGAGCAGCCGCCCGACCCAGATCGCGTTCACCGAGCCGTTCAGCGTCTGCAGCACGTTCGAGATCAGCATCGGGATCGAGAACACCAGCAGCGTCTTGAGGATCGGCCCCTGGGTGAGGTCCCCCGTCATGTGCTGCTTGCGCGCCGGTGCTGCGGGTTCGCCGGGTTCGGTCTCTCCGGCGGGAATCGGCGATGCTTCGTTCATATGTCCCCTTACGTGCCCCGCGTATCGCCCCAGATGTGGATGTGCAGGCGGTCGGTGAAGCGATAGCCTTCCTGCGTGCAGATGTCCGAGAGCCAAGGTGACCTCTGCCGGATGACATCGCTGGAGCGGCCTTCCGGCATCAGGAATATCCGCTCGGCGGGGATATTGTAGCGCGCCTTGAGGGCGCGGACTTCGTCGACGTCGGCGGGTTCCGCAATCACGAACTTGAAGAAGGCCCGCGGATCGGCGGACCATGCCTCGAGCCGCTCGGGCACCAGTGCCAGTTCCGCCGGATTGCCGCTGTGCGACAGCTTGGGGCTGACATTGTATTGCTGCACCCGTGCATCGAGGCTGGCGTGCGGCGCCACCGAGCCGTTGGTCTCGATCTCCACGTGCATCCCCGGCCTTGCCTCGTCGAGCGCCGCCAGCATCCGGGCCAGTTGCGGGCCTTGCAGCAGCGGCTCGCCGCCGGTCACGACCAGGCGGTCGGGCGGGAGGTCCGCCACCATGCGCGCCACGTCGGCTTCCTCGGCCATGACCTGATTGGCCTTGCGCTCGAAGGCCAGATCGTCGCGGTGGAAGCGGTTATCGCCGGTGAAGCGCCAGGTATAGGCCGTGTCGCACCACTGGCAGGCGAGGTTGCAGCGCGACAGGCGCACGAAAGTGCTGGGCCGCCCCATGCTGGCACCTTCGCCCTGAAGCGAGGCGAAGACTTCGGGTTCGCCGGGAGTGGTGGTGGCAAGGGCAAGCGTCACGGATGGTCTCGAATGCAAGGTTACGGTTTTGAAGGGCGAGGTTGACACAGTTTACACGGTCCAGAGGAAAAAGTGTCACCTTGCGTCGGAGGTGTCACCTTGTGGCTGGTTTCGTGAGGAGAGAGCAGGGCGGTCACGCGCGCGAACGTGTCAGATGCGCGGTGAGTAGGAAAACGAAAACGACGAGCAGGGGGCGGACCAAATCCGTATCACCCAAAAACCGTCATCCCCGCGAAGGCGGGGATCCCGCTTTCTTCTTTGGCATGCAGGGGCGCGGAGAGCTGGTGGATTGCTGCGCAGTTCCTCTGCGTCTCTGCGTGAACTCCAAAAAGCGGGGCCCCCGCCTTCGCGGGGGTGACGAGGGGAGTGGGGGGGTGTCGGTTCGGCTAAGTTCCGGCTCGGCCCCACTCCCCTCGGCTCTATCTTAACCCAGCCGCGCCAGCGCCGCCGCCAGACGCTCGGCTTCGGCCGAGTGGTGGGCGTGGTCGGCGCGGGCCTTGTCGATGGCCTCGGGCTTGGCCTTCTCGACAAAGGCCGGGTTGCCCAGACGCTTGTCGAGCGAGTCCCGTTCCTTGACCGAGGCGGCCATGGCCTTTTCCAGACGGGCCTTTTCGGCGGCGATGTCGATCACGCCTTCCAGCGGGATCGCCAGCGTCGCGTCGCCCGCGCCCACCTGCATGGCGGCACCGGCCGGAGCGGCCTCGAAGCGGATTGCGTCAAGGCGCGCCAGACGGTCGATCACGGTGGCGCTACGGCCGATCACCGCGCGGGTCGCGTCCGAGGGATCGGCGACATAGGCGGTGAGGCGCGCGCCCGGCGCGATGCCGAGTTCGGACTTGGCGCCGCGCAGGTTGCCGATGAGCGCGATCAGCCATTCGACTTCGGCCTTGGCTTCGGCGTCCACCGAGGCTTCCGGCGCGGGCCATGCGGCAACGATCAGGTCCTGATCGCGCGTGCCCATCTTGCTCCACAGCTCTTCGGTGACGAAGGGCATGAAGGGGTGGAGCATGACGAGGATCTGGTCGAGCACCCAGCCGGCGACGACCTTGGATTCCTCGTCGAAGTTGCCCCCAGGGACAGGCTTGATGAGTTCGATGTACCAGTCGCAGAACTGGTTCCACACGAAGTGGTAGATCGCGTTGGCAGCCGCGTCGAAGCGCAGGTCGGCCATGGCCTTGTCCAGCGCGGCGACGGTTTCGACGACTTCGCCGATGATCCACTTGTTGACCGCCGTGGTCGCCTTGGGGGCGGCGACGGAGGTGCTGGCGACGATGCCGTTGGACTGGCAGAAACGCGCGGCGTTCCACAGCTTCGTGGCGAAGTTGCGGTAACCCTCGACGCGCTTTTCATCCATCTTCACGTCGCGGCCCTGGCTTTCCATGGCGGCCATGAAGAAGCGCAGCGCGTCGGCGCCGTACTTGTCGATCAGGCCCAGCGGATCGACCACGTTGCCCTTGGACTTCGACATCTTCTGGCCGTCGGCAGCACGCACCAGACCATGGAGGTAGAGCCGCTTCCACGGCACTTCTTTCATGAAGTGAATGCCCTGCATCGCCATGCGCGCATCCCAGAAGAACAGGATGTCGAAGCCGGAAACCAGCAGGTCGTTCGGATAGTGCTTCTTCAGCAGCGGGGCATCTTCATCGGGCCAGCCGAGCGTGGCGAAAGGCCAGAGCGCGGAGGAGAACCAGGTGTCCAGCACGTCCTCGTCGCGGGTCAGCTGCTTGTTGCCGGCCTGCGCCTGTGCTTCTTCCTCGGTCTCGGAGACGAAGATCTCGCCGTCCTCGCTGAACCACGCCGGGATGCGGTGGCCCCACCAGAGCTGGCGCGAGACGCACCAGGGCTGGATGTTTTCCATCCAGTTGAAAAAGGTCTTTTCCCAGCTCTTCGGGACGATCTCGATCGCGCCCGAACGGACGGCTTCCAGCGGCGGGCCGGCCAGCGTCTGCGCATCGACGTACCACTGGTCGGTCAGCCAGGGTTCGATCACCACGCCGCTGCGGTCGCCGAACGGGGTCTGGATCACGCGGTCCTCGACCTTTTCGAGGAGCCCGTCCTCTTCGAGGAACTGGACGATCGCCTTGCGCGCCTCGAACCGGTCCATGCCGATGAACTGAGCGGGCACGAGGCCATCCTGGGTCTGGCAGACATGGGCATCGGCATCGAGCATGTTGAGCATGTCGGCGGGCTTGAAGCCCGCACGCTTGCCGACCTCGAAGTCGTTGAAGTCATGGCCCGGGGTGATCTTCACCGCGCCGGAGCCCAGTTCGGGATCGGCGTGCTCGTCCGCGACGATGGGAATCTCGCGGCCGGTCAGCGGCAGGGTGACGGTGGCGCCGCGGGCCAGCAGGCCCTTGTAGCGCTCGTCCTCGGGATTAACCGCGACGGCCATGTCGGCCAGCATCGTTTCCGGGCGGGTGGTGGCGACGTGGATGTGGCCGGAACCGTCCGAAAGCGGATACTTGATGTGCCAGAAGTGGCCGTTGGTCTCGCGCGTCTCGACCTCGAGGTCGGAAATGGCGGTGCGGAACTTGGGGTCCCAGTTCACCAGGCGCTTGTCACGGTAGATCAGGCCTTGCTTGTGCAGGTCCACGAAGACCTTGACCACGGCCTTGGTGAAGTGCGGATCCATCGTGAACTGCTCGCGGCTCCAGTCCATCGAGCAGCCGAGGCGGCGCAGCTGGCCGGTGATGGTGCCGCCGGATTCGGCCTTCCATTCCCAGACCTTGTCGATGAACGCCTCGCGCGTGTAGTTGGCGCGCTTGTCGCCCTTGGCTTCCATCTGGCGTTCGACCACCATCTGGGTGGCGATGCCGGCATGGTCGGTGCCGACCACCCAGAGCGCGTCCTTGCCCTTCAGGCGCTCGTGACGGATCACGATGTCCTGCAGCGTGTTGTCCAGCGCGTGGCCGATGTGCAGCGATCCGGTGACGTTCGGCGGCGGGTTGACGATGGTGAACGGCTGCGCGTCGGCACGCTCGGGGCGGAACAGCCCTTCGCTTTCCCAATGCTGGTACCACTTCGCCTCGATCTGGGCGGGGTCGAAGGTCTTGTCGAGGGCGGCTTCTGGCCCGGCTGCTGGCGTTTCGGTCATGGCGCGGGGCTTTGCCAGCGCGGCGTCTCGCGCGCAAGTGCGCGTAGGGATTGCCGGCGCCGCCGCCATCAAATTGCCACGGAGTATTGCCAGGCAGTCCCTTGCAAAATCAACAATCCGCCGCGCCCGGGGAACCCCTTGCCGGTACAGGCATTTTCCCCCAATACGAGCGCACATGCGGGAATGGGCTGAATTCACTCTGTCGGGAAGCGACCAAGGCGGTGTCCACACGGTGGCGCTGAAGGGGCCGCTGTGCGTCCATTCGCTGGGC
Proteins encoded:
- a CDS encoding valine--tRNA ligase, producing MTETPAAGPEAALDKTFDPAQIEAKWYQHWESEGLFRPERADAQPFTIVNPPPNVTGSLHIGHALDNTLQDIVIRHERLKGKDALWVVGTDHAGIATQMVVERQMEAKGDKRANYTREAFIDKVWEWKAESGGTITGQLRRLGCSMDWSREQFTMDPHFTKAVVKVFVDLHKQGLIYRDKRLVNWDPKFRTAISDLEVETRETNGHFWHIKYPLSDGSGHIHVATTRPETMLADMAVAVNPEDERYKGLLARGATVTLPLTGREIPIVADEHADPELGSGAVKITPGHDFNDFEVGKRAGFKPADMLNMLDADAHVCQTQDGLVPAQFIGMDRFEARKAIVQFLEEDGLLEKVEDRVIQTPFGDRSGVVIEPWLTDQWYVDAQTLAGPPLEAVRSGAIEIVPKSWEKTFFNWMENIQPWCVSRQLWWGHRIPAWFSEDGEIFVSETEEEAQAQAGNKQLTRDEDVLDTWFSSALWPFATLGWPDEDAPLLKKHYPNDLLVSGFDILFFWDARMAMQGIHFMKEVPWKRLYLHGLVRAADGQKMSKSKGNVVDPLGLIDKYGADALRFFMAAMESQGRDVKMDEKRVEGYRNFATKLWNAARFCQSNGIVASTSVAAPKATTAVNKWIIGEVVETVAALDKAMADLRFDAAANAIYHFVWNQFCDWYIELIKPVPGGNFDEESKVVAGWVLDQILVMLHPFMPFVTEELWSKMGTRDQDLIVAAWPAPEASVDAEAKAEVEWLIALIGNLRGAKSELGIAPGARLTAYVADPSDATRAVIGRSATVIDRLARLDAIRFEAAPAGAAMQVGAGDATLAIPLEGVIDIAAEKARLEKAMAASVKERDSLDKRLGNPAFVEKAKPEAIDKARADHAHHSAEAERLAAALARLG
- a CDS encoding MATE family efflux transporter — its product is MNEASPIPAGETEPGEPAAPARKQHMTGDLTQGPILKTLLVFSIPMLISNVLQTLNGSVNAIWVGRLLGESALAATANANIIMFLLISLVFGFGMATTVRVGQHFGARDIDAARLTFGSGVGFCLILSVVCGLAGWLGADALLRLLSTPEQSRIEALAYLRVIFVTLPLGSLSLMVSMGMRGAGDSKTPLHAMILTVALDVILNPLLIIGPGPVPSLGIAGSAAATAFANFAGLVFQLWTIYRKDLPMRLRGAELGYLIPRGSELKYVTLKGLPMGAQMLLVSSAGLAMVHLVNLEGLDAAAAYGASLQLWNYLQMPAMAIGSAVSAMVAQSLGAHDHGRVGKVTEIGLVTNLAISLLMAALIVVFDHPLLALFLGGDSPAMPIARHIQFVCTASFVIMSVTMILTGTLRAYGAVVVPLVIMAIGLIPGRLGFYALTYPAIGSEALWWAYPVGSTLTVVLTLAYYRWGKWRAAFDL
- a CDS encoding 7-carboxy-7-deazaguanine synthase QueE, which produces MTLALATTTPGEPEVFASLQGEGASMGRPSTFVRLSRCNLACQWCDTAYTWRFTGDNRFHRDDLAFERKANQVMAEEADVARMVADLPPDRLVVTGGEPLLQGPQLARMLAALDEARPGMHVEIETNGSVAPHASLDARVQQYNVSPKLSHSGNPAELALVPERLEAWSADPRAFFKFVIAEPADVDEVRALKARYNIPAERIFLMPEGRSSDVIRQRSPWLSDICTQEGYRFTDRLHIHIWGDTRGT
- a CDS encoding ATP-binding protein, whose translation is MTQGQPRQPAPRLDTGREPIGVILEISGAGTRIALDINRLGEVMKDGDPSVAQSGQVGSQVKIRVGNGWLLASIRNQKSDSKIPGGIVAEADFLGEGSEERLTGRIHGFRRGVTFYPSPGALVYPATTEDLRQIYASDGRSAIQIGNVYPTKDIRAGLYVDALLGKHFALLGSTGTGKSTSAALILHRICEHAPQGHIIMIDPHGEYSAAFRNTGVILDVSNLQMPYWLMNFEEHCEILLTSRGDDRQLDSEILGKCLLEARSKNRLAEQLGKITVDSPIPYLLSDLSNILNNHMGKLDKGHSSAPYMRIKNKLDEMKGDPRYQFMFSGMLVGDTMAEFISKIFRLPSNGRPISIIDVSGVPSDITSTVVAVLSRMVFDYAIWGREEKTRPILLVCEEAHRYVPSEKNADGSSVGRILSRIAKEGRKYGISLGLITQRPSDLAEGVLSQCGTIISMRLNNDRDQAFVRAAMPEGARGFLDSIPALRNRECIICGEGVAIPIRVSFDDLEEYKRPASADPSFTELWNSSGGEEESVLRIVQRWRAQGR